A window of the Candidatus Omnitrophota bacterium genome harbors these coding sequences:
- a CDS encoding neutral/alkaline non-lysosomal ceramidase N-terminal domain-containing protein encodes MIRRRFLSLSLLFLLLLPFPALAALKAGAARTVITPQTSIWMAGYAFRNKPSEGKLHDLYARALALEDDQGTKAVFLASDIIGIPAGLAARVSARVEKECGVPRANLMLTCSHTHSGPALRDNLKDMYGMPEEEWQKVIQYMKWLEDKMVEVIQESVRDLKPAKISRGVGTASFTINRRQYNLDSISIGLNPIGPVDEDAPVLKVIDEKGAIKAVVFGYACHNTTLSGYEINGDYAGFAQLDLEEAIPGAVAMFFIGCGADQNPNPRRKIEDAQNHGRELAEAVRQVLSGAMKEVDGPIHAAFSLTDLSLIPAPTREQLQEQLKDSNIHIQRRAKNLLSTLDEKGKIPETYPYPLQVWRLNDFLIVAMGGEVVVDYSLRLKHELGRENAWIVGYANDVCCYIPSLRVLKEGGYESVDSMIYYGFHGPWAPPIEETIVKEVHRLVDAAK; translated from the coding sequence ATGATTAGACGCCGATTTCTATCTTTATCCTTGTTGTTTTTGCTCCTTCTTCCATTCCCGGCTCTTGCTGCGCTGAAGGCGGGCGCCGCTAGAACCGTCATCACGCCTCAGACGAGCATCTGGATGGCCGGATACGCTTTCCGCAATAAGCCTTCGGAAGGCAAACTGCACGATCTCTACGCGAGAGCCTTAGCCTTGGAAGACGATCAGGGAACGAAAGCCGTATTTCTCGCTTCCGACATCATCGGCATTCCTGCAGGATTGGCGGCAAGAGTTTCCGCGCGCGTCGAAAAGGAATGCGGCGTTCCTCGAGCCAATCTCATGTTGACATGCTCCCATACCCATAGCGGCCCCGCCTTGCGCGACAACTTGAAGGATATGTACGGAATGCCGGAAGAAGAGTGGCAAAAAGTGATTCAGTATATGAAATGGTTGGAAGATAAAATGGTCGAAGTCATTCAGGAATCGGTGCGAGACCTGAAACCGGCGAAGATCTCTCGCGGCGTCGGAACCGCTTCTTTTACGATCAATCGGCGGCAATACAATCTTGATTCGATTTCTATTGGATTGAATCCTATCGGCCCGGTGGATGAAGACGCGCCTGTCCTAAAAGTTATCGATGAAAAAGGCGCGATCAAAGCTGTCGTGTTCGGCTACGCCTGCCATAACACTACTTTAAGCGGATACGAGATCAACGGGGATTACGCCGGATTCGCTCAATTGGATCTGGAAGAAGCGATTCCCGGCGCCGTGGCTATGTTCTTTATCGGATGCGGCGCCGATCAGAATCCGAATCCCCGGCGGAAGATCGAAGACGCCCAGAATCATGGCCGAGAACTCGCCGAAGCGGTGCGCCAAGTTCTTTCCGGCGCCATGAAGGAAGTGGATGGGCCGATCCATGCGGCTTTCTCGCTCACCGATCTTTCCTTGATTCCCGCACCAACGAGAGAACAACTTCAAGAACAATTGAAAGATTCCAACATTCATATCCAACGCCGCGCCAAGAATCTATTGTCCACTCTCGATGAAAAGGGAAAGATTCCCGAAACCTATCCCTATCCCCTCCAGGTATGGCGTTTAAACGATTTTCTTATTGTGGCGATGGGCGGCGAGGTAGTAGTGGATTATTCGCTGCGCCTGAAACACGAACTGGGCCGCGAGAACGCCTGGATCGTCGGCTACGCCAATGACGTATGCTGTTATATCCCCTCGCTGCGGGTATTGAAGGAAGGCGGATACGAATCGGTCGATTCCATGATTTATTATGGATTTCACGGGCCTTGGGCGCCGCCGATCGAAGAGACGATCGTCAAGGAGGTTCACCGGTTGGTGGATGCGGCGAAATAA